The genomic region AAACCAAAATGTCCCATTGTCCATTATTGGTGAACTCAAATGCAATTCTATTGCCATCAGCACTAATGGTGGGATTGCGGAATTGAGCTGCTAAATTGGTGGTTAAGTTACGAGATTGGCGTGTTTCTTTATCATAAAGAAAAATGCCAGATTTTCCCTGACGACTAGCAGCAAAAACAACATAACGACCATCCTGACTTACTGCAGGATGGTCAGCCATGGTGTCAAAAGTATTCAGTCCCGGTAAATCTACTAGGCCTCTAGTAATTGTGTCAAATAAATACACATCCTGGCTACCCCGACGGTCAGTAACAAACACAATATATCTACCACCAATCTGTGGGTTAAACTCAGAAGCTAAACTGTTTAAACCACGACCACTAGAGTCAAAAGGATAACTTAATATTCGTGGGTAACCAAAACATCCAGCTAACAAACCTGACATCAAAACTAGGCTCAACAGTAAAATGGCAGATGATCTAGATAACTTATGTGAATTATATAACATACAACCAACAAACTAATTTCCCACCGCCCCACCATTAGGAATATCTAACTCCACAGTTGGTCCACGATCCAAAACTTCAATATCCCATTGTCCACGACCAGCAGATTGGAAGACAATATAACGACCATCAGGACTAATATACGGATTTTTAATCCAACCCCCGTATGTGGGAGTTAACACTTGTGACCGTTTTGTAGCCCGGTCATAAAGAGCTATCACCGGTTTAGCGCGATCGCTTGTTAAATAACAAACATAACGACCAGTGTAGCTGAGACTAGGATTTTCCACAATAGTTTCTCGTCGGTTTAAACCAGGAATGGGAGCAAAGCCTTGATTTTGCAAATCATAGACTAATAACTGCTGACTACCACTACGATTAGAAACAAAAGCTAGAAACCTTCCATCACCACTAAGAGCAGGATCCTGCTCTGTATAGCGGGTATTCACCGAGAAAATATCCATGCTCACCTCACCAGTGCCACAAGAGACTAGTAAAATAGCCAGTACTAAAATTAGGACTTGGATGAAAAAGTGAGGAGGGGGAGAGAAGAACCGAATTAGATGCACAGCAGATTAAAATTACACTCCAACTAATTTCTTGAACTAATGTCTAAACCATCCCAAGATCCAGCCACAACCTAACTAATATCATCCAAATCATCAGAATCATCTGGTTTTCGAGTTGGTGTTTCTATGGGATTATAAGGTACATAATCAGCATTAATGGGTTCATCATCGCCAGAGATAAAAGACTCCACGGGGGGACGACGCCTTCTTGGTCTGGTGGGGGGTTCGTTCTGGGGAAATTCTGGAGATTGAGGTTTACGAGGACGAGATGGTTTTCTGGTTTCTGAAGGGGGAGTTTCCCAGTCATCAACTGGTCTAGGAGGATCACCCCAATTTTCATCAGAATCATAAATATTAGGACGGTTTGAGGAGCTTCCATAACCGGTGCGGCGTTTTTTAGTTCGTGAATCTGGTTGTTCCCGACCACTACGACGTGGTGTCCGTTGGGGACTGGCTTCGTAGTTCTCTTGACTAGGACGATCATCCCGACTACCCCTAATTCTAGGACGTTGGGGGGGTTCCGGTTCTTCCTCTTCGTAGTATGGTAGTGGGTCTAGATCTTCATCTACTTCTGCTTGATAATTACGACGTTGAGAATAAGAATATTTTTTACTAACTTCCCGCTCATCATCTACAATGGGCGTATTACGTTTAGCTTGTTGAGTAGCAATACTCCTTAACCTAATACTTTCAACTGCAAAAAATACTGTAGAGCCAACCAACAGCAACTGGCCAAATTGTAAAATCGGGTCAAGTCGCCACCCCTGAAAGATGAGAATAAACCCGCATAATAATCCAACAGCAGCAAAAAATATATCCTGGTCTCGTGAAAGTTCGGGACGCACAGTACGTAGGAAATACAGTGCTGCTCCAGCTACCGCTAGAAAAATTCCCAGCACACTAGCTGAATTAGCCCCGAAATTTACCTGAGCTAGAAGACCAGTCCCATTGATCCCAAAAGTTATCATTGTTCTTTCCCTTGTGATATTAATGACTGATGAGGGTTCATCAGTCATTAGTTAACCATTCCTTATTGTCTAAATTGTCTAATTGCGTTGGACCTTATCTTTTTGGCTGATAAAAATCAAACCCACGGTAGCAGGGATAACTACAATAGCAGTACCCCAAACTAGACTCCAAAGGAAATTTGCTAAAGAGGGTGTCATAATTCTTAACCTGATTTTTTTACACAATTCATCCTGATTTTAGCAAAGAATGAACTCCATTGTGGTACTATTGGATTTAACTGATAGTCATGACTAGTGTTATGAGTGGTGTTGACCTGATCTCCTGGACTGTTGGACCCCTTCTGGGTGTCATGACCTTTTTATTTATTTTCCGGATCATTTTGACTTGGTATCCCCAGGTGAGTCTTAAAAATTTACCCTTTAGTCTAATTGCCTGGCCAACTGAACCTTTTTTAGTCCTACTCAGAAAAATTGTACCACCTCTTGGTGGTGTGGATATCACCCCCATTATTTGGGTAGGTATCTTCAGCTTGGTAAGGGAGTTCTTGCTAGGTCAGCAAGGATTACTGACCATGGCGGCACGGTTAAATGGGTAGTTATTTTCAACAGCAATTAGGGAAGTTTCATATCCTGTATGAAACTGGTGTAGACCTGACCTTGTAAGAACTGTGGATGTTCCATGATCCTTTGATGAAATCCAATGGTTGTAGGTAGTCCGGTAATTGCACATTCCCTTAGGGCCCGTTTCATACGGTTAATGGCTGTATGGCGATCAGGTCCCCAGACGATTAATTTGCCAATCAGGGAATCGTAGTAGGGAGGGATTTGGTAATCTGTGTAAACATGAGAATCAATTCTTACCCCTGGTCCTCCTGGTGGTAGGTAGCCACTAATTTTGCCAGGTGATGGACGAAAGTCATGATCTGGGTCTTCAGCATTGATGCGACATTCGATGGCATGGCCCTGGAGGGTAACTTTGTCCTGATCGAATTTGAGTCTTTCACCTTGAGCAATGCGAATTTGTTCTACCAGAAGGTCCACACCGGTGACCATTTCAGTCACTGGGTGTTCTACTTGAATCCGGGTGTTCATTTCCATAAAGTAGAAATGACCTGACTTGTCTAAGAGAAACTCAATGGTTCCAGCACCTGTGTAGTTTATGAACTGTGCTGCTTTCACAGCTGCATGTCCCATTTTTTCCCGTAGGTCTTCATCCAGAGCAGGACTAGGTGCTTCTTCTAGTAACTTCTGGTTACGACGCTGAATAGAACAGTCCCTTTCTCCTAAATGGATGACATTACCATAGTTATCCGCCAGGATTTGAAACTCGATGTGTCGGGGACGTTCAATAAATTTTTCTATATAGACACCAGCATTACCAAAAGCGGCGCCAGCTTCTCCTTGAGCTGCATGGAACAGCTTAGTAAACTCATCTTCACTGCGCACAAGACGCATACCCCTTCCACCACCTCCAGCAGTGGCCTTGATCATCACAGGATAACCGATCTGGTGAGCGATCGCCAGTCCTTGGGTTTCAGTTTCCACCAGTCCATCACTACCGGGAACCGTGGGAACTCCAGCCTTTTGCATAGTTTCTTTAGCTGTGGATTTATCCCCCATTAAGCGAATTGCTTCTGGTGTAGGGCCAATAAATGCAATTTGGTGGTCTGCACAAATCTCCGCGAATCTGGCATTTTCTGCGAGAAAACCATAACCTGGGTGAATAGCAGTGGCACCTCTGGTTAAAGCTGCTGCAATAATGTTGGGAATATTTAAGTAACTTTTAGCACTAGCTGGTTCACCAATACAAACCGCTTCATCAGCCAATTGAACGTGTAGAGCATTACGGTCAACGGTAGAGTGAATAGCAACTGTGGAAATTCCCATTTCTTCACAGGCCCGGAGAATACGAAGGGCTATTTCCCCTCGATTGGCAATTAAAATCTTGTCAAACTTCATTTTTTAGTTACCATATTACTACCAGTGGATTCACATTTTCTCCCATCTGCTTGAAGTAAAGCTGTTATATTATATTAATTCCCATGATTTTCTGATCACAGGGAGGAAGAAAATTCCAGAAAATCTTTGCTAGACCTTATTTAAAAAACTTTTCAAAAAACATTTGCCATTGTCAATTTACCGTGCTATACTCTGGATCTAGGCAACCGTGCGGATGTGGCGGAATTGGTATACGCGCACGCTTGAGGTGCGTGTGGCATTGCCTTGCGAGTTCGAGTCTCGCCATCCGCATAATGCCCTGTTAAAGTTGATTTAATCGAGAAAATAAAAGCGCCACCTTGTCTAGGTCCTTGTCCCCGGGCGATCGCTCTACTCCACTAGAGAGGTCAATACCATCTGGGTGGATTTGAGTGAGGGCGGTAAGAACATTATCTGGAGTCAATCCTCCCGCCAAAAACCAGGGAAGGGCGGGGCGGAAGGATTGTAGGACTTGCCAATCCAAAGTTTTGCCCGTTCCTCCCAACTGTTGGGGATGATAAGCATCCAATAAAAATGTGTCCACACCACTGGTGTAGTTGAGGGTGGTTTCTAGCTGTTCCCAGCTCCTTACCCTAAAGGCTTTAATTAGTTCTATGTTAGGCAGGACTTGACGTAGTTCCTCACAGAACAGTGGTGTTTCGTCCCCATGTAATTGTACACCGGTTAAACTTGATGAACTGACCACTTTGGTAATTTCAAAAATGGTACTGTTTGCGAACACACCAATTTTATCAATATGGTCAGGTATATGGGAAGTAGCTAGGTTAATCTGTTCTATACTGACATAGCGGGGTGAACTAGGTACACAAATAAAACCTAAAGCAGTTGCACCCAGTTGGGTAATTGCCAAAGATTGTTGTGGTTGAGTGATACCGCAAATTTTAATTCGCATTGAAATAGTAAATTATATAGTAAAGGAATAAGGAGAGAACGTAGGATGGGTTTCGTTCCTCAACCCATCCTACAAATAATTGTGCCCCCCTACTTAGTGAACAATTTTAAATAGTGCGGGAGAATTTAGACTCCTTCATTTTACTATGAGCGTCAAAGTGACAAGCAATATTTCTCACCAACAATCTACCAATATCCGTGATTTGGATTTCATCAGTGAATAAATTTACCAGTCCATCCCTTTCTAGAAGTCTTAATTCTAGGAGTTCTTCATGGAAATACTGATCAAAATTGATGTGATATTTACTTTCAACTTCCAACTTACGTAGACAGAAATGAGACATAATAGACATAATCACATCCCGTCTGATCATATCATCTGGAGTTAATTGAATTCCCTTACTAATGGGAACTGCGCCCATTTCCACAGATTGATAGTAATGCTTCAAATCCTTATAGTTTTGAGAGTATGCATTATCTAGCATGCTGATAGCAGTGATGCCAAAACCAAACAGTTCAGTTTCTGCATGGGTGGTATAACCTTGGAAGTTTCGTTTTAAAGTACCATTAACCTGAGCGATCGCCAATTCATCATTATGCTTAGCAAAATGGTCCATACCAATAAACAAATATTGATGACTAGTCAACTGCTCAATAGTCATTTTCATGATGTCTAGTTTTTCTTGAGCGGTGGGTAGAGTAGTAGGATCAATTTTTTTTTGCACTGGTTTCATCCAGGGGACATAGGCGAAATTAAAGACAACAATTCTGTCTGGGTCAAGAGCAATGGTTTTGGTGAGGGTTTCTTGGAAACCTTGTAAATTTTGGTAAGGTAAACCATAAATTAAATCCACATTCACACTAGAAAAATTGGATTGTTTAATCCAGTCCATAGCATCAAACAGCATTTTTTCTGGTTGAATTCGGTTAACTGCTAATTGTACTTGGGGGTCAAAATCTTGGATACCAAAGCTAATGCGATTAAAGCCAATACTCCTCAGAGAGTTAATATAGTCCCTATTGATATAACGGGGGTTAATTTCAATAGAAACTTCCGCATTTGGATCAACACAGAAATAGCGATTAATAGTTTCCCATAGAAATTGGACTTGATGTATTTCCAGATAATTGGGAGTGCCTCCACCCCAGTGAATTTGAAGGACAGGGCGACTTGTATCAATAAGACGAGAAGTATTTTTTATTTCCTGAGCTAAATTATTCACATAAGGTTCAGCAATCTTTTTGTTATGAGAGATGACCGTATTACAACCACAAAAATAGCAAGGAGTTTCACAGAAAGGAATGTGGAAATATAAAGACAGAGGGGTATGACGGTGATTAGAATGAGAAATAGCCATTTCCCAGTCTTGAGTTGTAAATGTTTCAGATAATTCCGTAGCGGGTGGATAACTAGTGTATCTAGGAGCGCGAGTGTCATATTTTTGAATCAAGTCCAAATCAAATTTGACACCTGGTAAAACGAAAACCATAAAAACCTCTGAATTATTCTTGCATGGGAGAAGGATTTACGCATAAGTTAATTTTGAGTGTTGCTAGATCAAACTAGCTGATTATAGTTAGCTTGACCCAACTTGGCCATTAATATAGGTTCCAACTCTTTCACTATCTCCATATTGAGATAGAAAGCATAATTAGCTTCAGCGACAATTTGATCAGCAGTTGTCTCATCCACCGGTACGAGATCCAATGCTTGACGATACTGGTTTTTAAAAACCTGTTTATCGGGAATTTGCTCGAAATTATAAAACTCAGTTCCCTCATAACCAGAGAGTTGTAAAGCTGACTGAGCAATTTTTTGCAGCATTTGTCCACCGGAAAGATCACCCATATAACGGGTATAGGCATGACCTAATAGTAGAGCAGGTTGATGGGTAGAAAGTTGTTGCAGACGAGCAACATATTTTTGAGTAGCTAAGGATGGTTTTAGGTAACTACGCCAGAGATCACCATAATAAAATAACATATCTTTTTCTAGGGATGGAAGACGATTTAGTTGGGGAAAATACATCACCTTAATTACAGGATGTTGTTGATGTTTAGTAATTGCAGCTTCTAGTTCACCATAGACAAAATACAGATTGCCCAAAAATTTTCCCAAACATTCTTTGTCCACAATCCCCTTGACGAAACACTTCATAAAACCCACGTTTTCTGCATCCGTATGAGCTTTTTGAGTACCGGAGCGAAGTTTTACCGCTAAGTTATTGCCCATTAGTTTTTCCCTCAAATTTTTGTCCACTAAGAGAGATGAATGGTATTGCTTGGTTGGAAGCACATCTTTGATAATCATCATAAAATATTTAACTATGAAACTTCTTGATTAGTTTAAAGATATTCATATTTCTTTAGAGTTTATTCCATAGCATTACTCCTGTTATTAACAAAAATCCGCCATCGAATTTACCGAAAATCAATCGCTGTAGGTTTCGTCCATCACCTTAGCAGCACAGGGAGAACAAATGCTCCAGCGTTCCAGTTCCCCTGGTGGGGATGGACAATGACATTGGGGACACAAAGGTAAATGACTATCCTTGACTTGTTTAGTCCTGAACCAGTTTTCAAAAACCATTTTAACTGAAACCACTGGCTGAGCAATTTGACTAGTATGATTGATATTAGTGCTCTGTTCTAAATAACTGGGGTGTTTTTGGCAAGAAAAAGTTTCTTGTGTCTGGTTTTGTGCTGTTTGATTCCATTGTGCAGTTGAAAACCGAATATCTGTTATAGCAGGAATTTGCAATTGGTTTAATCGCTGATTTAACTTTAATAGAATAGCATAGCGTCCAAAGGTTAAGTTTTGTGACCAAGCAGCACTGGAAGTTGCTACCCACAAAACATGACGCCGTATGGACAGGGGGCGAGTTTCCCGAGCTACCTTCACACCAACAACCTCTGGCCAAAAATTAAGTAACTTGAGCAAAGGTTCTTCTTGACACCTAGACTCTATTTGGAGAATCCCTAGAATTTCATTAACTGATTTTAACGACATCTGGACTAAAGATCT from Cylindrospermopsis curvispora GIHE-G1 harbors:
- a CDS encoding YggT family protein, with product MSGVDLISWTVGPLLGVMTFLFIFRIILTWYPQVSLKNLPFSLIAWPTEPFLVLLRKIVPPLGGVDITPIIWVGIFSLVREFLLGQQGLLTMAARLNG
- a CDS encoding phosphoribosylanthranilate isomerase, producing MRIKICGITQPQQSLAITQLGATALGFICVPSSPRYVSIEQINLATSHIPDHIDKIGVFANSTIFEITKVVSSSSLTGVQLHGDETPLFCEELRQVLPNIELIKAFRVRSWEQLETTLNYTSGVDTFLLDAYHPQQLGGTGKTLDWQVLQSFRPALPWFLAGGLTPDNVLTALTQIHPDGIDLSSGVERSPGDKDLDKVALLFSRLNQL
- a CDS encoding biliverdin-producing heme oxygenase; translated protein: MGNNLAVKLRSGTQKAHTDAENVGFMKCFVKGIVDKECLGKFLGNLYFVYGELEAAITKHQQHPVIKVMYFPQLNRLPSLEKDMLFYYGDLWRSYLKPSLATQKYVARLQQLSTHQPALLLGHAYTRYMGDLSGGQMLQKIAQSALQLSGYEGTEFYNFEQIPDKQVFKNQYRQALDLVPVDETTADQIVAEANYAFYLNMEIVKELEPILMAKLGQANYNQLV
- a CDS encoding Ycf66 family protein, with amino-acid sequence MITFGINGTGLLAQVNFGANSASVLGIFLAVAGAALYFLRTVRPELSRDQDIFFAAVGLLCGFILIFQGWRLDPILQFGQLLLVGSTVFFAVESIRLRSIATQQAKRNTPIVDDEREVSKKYSYSQRRNYQAEVDEDLDPLPYYEEEEPEPPQRPRIRGSRDDRPSQENYEASPQRTPRRSGREQPDSRTKKRRTGYGSSSNRPNIYDSDENWGDPPRPVDDWETPPSETRKPSRPRKPQSPEFPQNEPPTRPRRRRPPVESFISGDDEPINADYVPYNPIETPTRKPDDSDDLDDIS
- the accC gene encoding acetyl-CoA carboxylase biotin carboxylase subunit, whose amino-acid sequence is MKFDKILIANRGEIALRILRACEEMGISTVAIHSTVDRNALHVQLADEAVCIGEPASAKSYLNIPNIIAAALTRGATAIHPGYGFLAENARFAEICADHQIAFIGPTPEAIRLMGDKSTAKETMQKAGVPTVPGSDGLVETETQGLAIAHQIGYPVMIKATAGGGGRGMRLVRSEDEFTKLFHAAQGEAGAAFGNAGVYIEKFIERPRHIEFQILADNYGNVIHLGERDCSIQRRNQKLLEEAPSPALDEDLREKMGHAAVKAAQFINYTGAGTIEFLLDKSGHFYFMEMNTRIQVEHPVTEMVTGVDLLVEQIRIAQGERLKFDQDKVTLQGHAIECRINAEDPDHDFRPSPGKISGYLPPGGPGVRIDSHVYTDYQIPPYYDSLIGKLIVWGPDRHTAINRMKRALRECAITGLPTTIGFHQRIMEHPQFLQGQVYTSFIQDMKLP
- a CDS encoding TolB family protein, giving the protein MRFFSPPPHFFIQVLILVLAILLVSCGTGEVSMDIFSVNTRYTEQDPALSGDGRFLAFVSNRSGSQQLLVYDLQNQGFAPIPGLNRRETIVENPSLSYTGRYVCYLTSDRAKPVIALYDRATKRSQVLTPTYGGWIKNPYISPDGRYIVFQSAGRGQWDIEVLDRGPTVELDIPNGGAVGN
- a CDS encoding TolB family protein, whose product is MLYNSHKLSRSSAILLLSLVLMSGLLAGCFGYPRILSYPFDSSGRGLNSLASEFNPQIGGRYIVFVTDRRGSQDVYLFDTITRGLVDLPGLNTFDTMADHPAVSQDGRYVVFAASRQGKSGIFLYDKETRQSRNLTTNLAAQFRNPTISADGNRIAFEFTNNGQWDILVYDRFGQKLNIP
- a CDS encoding DUF721 domain-containing protein, which encodes MSLKSVNEILGILQIESRCQEEPLLKLLNFWPEVVGVKVARETRPLSIRRHVLWVATSSAAWSQNLTFGRYAILLKLNQRLNQLQIPAITDIRFSTAQWNQTAQNQTQETFSCQKHPSYLEQSTNINHTSQIAQPVVSVKMVFENWFRTKQVKDSHLPLCPQCHCPSPPGELERWSICSPCAAKVMDETYSD
- the hemN gene encoding oxygen-independent coproporphyrinogen III oxidase, whose translation is MVFVLPGVKFDLDLIQKYDTRAPRYTSYPPATELSETFTTQDWEMAISHSNHRHTPLSLYFHIPFCETPCYFCGCNTVISHNKKIAEPYVNNLAQEIKNTSRLIDTSRPVLQIHWGGGTPNYLEIHQVQFLWETINRYFCVDPNAEVSIEINPRYINRDYINSLRSIGFNRISFGIQDFDPQVQLAVNRIQPEKMLFDAMDWIKQSNFSSVNVDLIYGLPYQNLQGFQETLTKTIALDPDRIVVFNFAYVPWMKPVQKKIDPTTLPTAQEKLDIMKMTIEQLTSHQYLFIGMDHFAKHNDELAIAQVNGTLKRNFQGYTTHAETELFGFGITAISMLDNAYSQNYKDLKHYYQSVEMGAVPISKGIQLTPDDMIRRDVIMSIMSHFCLRKLEVESKYHINFDQYFHEELLELRLLERDGLVNLFTDEIQITDIGRLLVRNIACHFDAHSKMKESKFSRTI
- the psbX gene encoding photosystem II reaction center X protein, which translates into the protein MTPSLANFLWSLVWGTAIVVIPATVGLIFISQKDKVQRN